A window of Sutcliffiella cohnii contains these coding sequences:
- a CDS encoding carbonate dehydratase, with amino-acid sequence MWRNRNHLTFIGPNPVTTFNPYSRIPTIATTAYLSPFTYIVGDVRVGHNVFVGPFVSLRADEGTPFHIGSNSNLQDGVILHGLEHEYVTRNNKRYSIYIGKGVTCAHGSLVHGPCLIEDNVFVGFGSVVFNAKVGRDSFISSGAVITDGVELRPNSFVPPGASVDSQEKADSLSGVPENNQQFAMEVQRVNREFPAAYSLLLGKNRCSCGLACS; translated from the coding sequence ATGTGGAGAAACAGAAACCATTTAACGTTTATCGGGCCAAACCCGGTTACAACGTTTAATCCTTATTCCCGCATACCTACTATTGCTACTACTGCGTACTTAAGTCCGTTTACATATATCGTGGGCGATGTGCGAGTCGGACATAATGTTTTTGTTGGGCCATTCGTTTCGTTAAGAGCGGATGAAGGAACTCCTTTTCATATTGGGAGTAACAGCAATTTGCAGGATGGGGTCATTTTACATGGCCTTGAACATGAATATGTCACAAGAAATAACAAACGGTATTCCATTTATATAGGAAAGGGAGTAACGTGTGCGCACGGTTCGCTTGTTCACGGACCATGCTTAATAGAAGATAATGTGTTTGTTGGATTTGGATCGGTCGTATTTAATGCAAAAGTCGGTCGAGATAGTTTTATTTCTTCTGGAGCGGTCATTACGGATGGGGTCGAGCTTAGACCGAACTCATTTGTTCCACCTGGGGCTAGCGTTGATAGTCAAGAAAAGGCAGACTCACTGTCAGGTGTTCCTGAAAACAATCAACAGTTTGCGATGGAAGTACAACGAGTCAATCGAGAATTTCCAGCAGCGTATTCGTTACTCTTAGGAAAAAATAGATGCTCTTGTGGACTGGCGTGTAGTTAA
- a CDS encoding metallophosphoesterase, translated as MMIFFGLFFLVVYAALVYYIGRSVWGLMLVRGRRSVSWKFKLLYIITLTVVSTSFIVGRFFDNTILHIIGSFWMALFYLMVILLPVLHLTVWLLGFTKIPRIHIDRWARVIVFSVVIFVISFGVYNAYTPTVNQYDVTVEKEVEMESLNIVMASDMHFGVLSGKNHAKKMVEQINALQPDVVIFPGDIVDDDIDPFVDKNIAEVLAQINAPYGVYASLGNHDKHNGPIEKLIDVIEEGNVTVLYDDFILIDDHFYIIGRKDRTDRNREELAVLTANLDKSKPLILVDHQPYDLDVAQEQGIDLMLSGHTHYGQVFPGNLITGKIYENDWGYLQLEQLHSIVSSGYGFWGPPIRIGSRSEIVQIVVSFLTE; from the coding sequence ATGATGATATTTTTCGGACTGTTTTTTCTTGTAGTATATGCAGCGCTTGTATATTACATTGGAAGAAGCGTATGGGGATTGATGCTAGTTAGAGGAAGAAGGAGTGTTTCCTGGAAGTTTAAACTATTGTACATTATTACACTGACGGTTGTTTCCACTTCCTTCATAGTTGGGAGATTTTTCGATAATACGATCCTTCATATTATCGGCTCCTTTTGGATGGCGCTTTTCTACTTAATGGTTATTTTGTTACCGGTACTCCATCTTACTGTTTGGCTACTCGGCTTTACGAAAATACCGAGAATTCATATTGATAGATGGGCAAGAGTAATTGTGTTCAGTGTTGTTATATTTGTCATATCCTTCGGAGTTTATAATGCATACACACCTACTGTGAATCAATACGACGTGACAGTGGAGAAAGAAGTTGAGATGGAGAGTCTTAATATTGTCATGGCATCAGATATGCATTTTGGCGTTCTTTCTGGAAAAAATCATGCTAAAAAAATGGTGGAACAAATAAATGCACTTCAACCAGACGTCGTTATTTTTCCAGGCGATATTGTAGATGATGATATTGATCCGTTTGTGGATAAAAACATTGCGGAAGTACTTGCGCAAATTAATGCGCCTTACGGTGTTTACGCTTCGCTAGGAAATCACGATAAGCATAATGGACCGATTGAAAAATTAATTGATGTAATCGAAGAAGGAAATGTGACGGTTCTATATGATGATTTCATCTTAATAGATGACCACTTTTATATAATCGGTCGAAAAGACCGTACTGATAGAAACAGAGAAGAGTTGGCCGTGTTAACAGCAAATTTAGATAAGAGCAAACCGCTCATACTTGTCGATCATCAGCCGTACGATTTAGATGTGGCACAAGAGCAGGGGATAGATCTCATGCTTTCTGGTCATACACATTATGGACAAGTGTTCCCTGGAAACTTAATTACCGGAAAAATATATGAAAATGATTGGGGCTATCTCCAACTAGAGCAGCTTCATTCTATCGTATCATCAGGTTATGGATTTTGGGGACCGCCAATCCGCATTGGGTCACGCTCGGAAATTGTACAAATTGTCGTTTCTTTTTTAACTGAATAA